The sequence GGAGGATGAAAATGAAAATTGATAAACCAGAACAAGTATTAGCCATGCAAATGTTAAATACGTATATGAAAAGTGCTATAGGTAGTAGTGATAGTGATAGTGAAAATAATAATTTTGATTTAATTATGCAAGGTATTATGGACAATATAACAAGTGATAATACAGATAAAAACGTAGAAGATATGTTAAATAGCTTTACTACAGGATCTACAAACAATTCTTTATATAATTTAGAAGGTTCAAGTGATGAGAGTAGTAGTGATTCTAATACAAGTTTAGATAAGCTAAATTATAATTATAATAACTTAATAAAAAATAGAATATCATCTTCATCTAGTGATGGAAACAGTAACCCTCAGATAGATGCTGCAATTTTAAAGGCTTCTAAGCAATTTGGTGTGGATGAAGGATTAATTAGATCTATAATTCAGCAGGAATCTGGATATGATTCTACTGCAGTTTCAGGTGCTGGTGCCATGGGACTTATGCAACTTATGCCAGAAAATTGCAAAGCAGCAGGAGTCACAGATCCATTTAATGTAGATCAGAATGTTTATGCTGGAACTAAGTTACTTAAGACATTGCTTAATACTTATAATGGGAATGTAGAGATGGCTCTTATGGCATACAATGCTGGGTCAGGAACTATGCAAAGAAGGGGTGTTTCATCAATAAACGATCTTTATAAGATGCCTTCAGAAACTCAAGATTATGTGGCAAAAGTTATGGGCAATTATAGAAATAATATTGTATAATTATTAGAAATATAAGTTTGTAGAGAAGTTAAAATAGTTATCTTCTTTACAAACTTTTTTTCTTAAAATAGGTTATTATATATAGTATAAGATATGGTAGCGTATTTAAAATTAGTACTGATTTTCAGATCCTTAACTGGTAATACAAAAGGTGATGTGCTAATATATCAAGTGAAACTTGATGAAGATATTGAGTACATTTATTTGAGTTTTAGTGTGACTTAATTAGAAGTATGCATTTGTTAACTTATAAATTAAATTTGAAATTAGAGGAGTGTTAATTTGGAAAGATTAGATAAGGTTTTATCAAATTTAGGATATGGTTCCAGAAAAGAAATAAAGTCTATAGTAAAAAAGAACTTAGTAGAAGTTGATGGAGTTGTAATTAAAGATAATGGTTTTCAGCTTGATCCAGAAAAATCTAAAATTGTAGTGGCAGGAGAAGAAGTTTTGTATAGAAAATACATATATTTAATGATGAATAAGCCAGATGGAGTAATATCAGCTACTTTTGATAATAGGGATGAAACTGTTATAGATTTATTAGAGCCAGAACATGCGATTTTTGAGCCATTCCCTGTAGGAAGATTGGATAAAGATACTGTAGGATTGTTGCTTATTACAAACGATGGTGAATTAAACCATAGATTAATCTCTCCTAAATGGGGTGTTGATAAAGTATATCATGCATACATAGATAAACCAGTGGATGAAGAAGATATTAAAGCTTTTGAAAAAGGGGTTACTCTGGATGATGGTTATAAATGTATGAGTGCAAAGCTTGAAATTATAGGACCGATGGATGAAGGTTCAGAAATTCATGTTACAGTTCAAGAAGGCAAATATCATCAGGTAAAAAGAATGTTCGAAAGTAGGGGAAAGAAAGTTGTTTATCTGCAAAGAATTAGTTTTGCAGGATTACCGTTAGATACTGATCTTGAAGAAGGACAATATAGAGAACTTACAGAAGAAGAACTTGCAAAAATAAAACAAATATAAACAAATTGAAGGGGTATATGAAATTTTTATGTCACAATTAATAAAAAGTTTCTAAAAGTTTTTTTATAAAACTATTGAAATATAGGTATATTTCTAATATAATTATGTTGCAAGGATAAATAAAAGGAATAAATAGCCCCCTTTTTATTTATTGCTTATTGCTGAAACGTAGCCTAACCCCAAGGGCTGCGTTTTTTTATGTCCTGAATTTTGAAAAATGAATTTTAGCATTCACAACGTTTGAATATATGAATGATATAATTCAAAAATACATAATATAAAACTGATGATTAATAGAGATTTAAATATGATATAATTATAGATAACGTACTAATAGAAGAGGAAAGTTTGAATTCCTCTTCTAATATTTTAAGGAGTGAAGCGAGTAAATGGATTTAAGAAAACTACTAAATAAAGAGCAATATGAAGCCGCAACTACAGTAGATGGGCAAGTTCTTATATTAGCAGGAGCAGGTTCTGGTAAAACAAGAGTATTAACATACAGGATAGCGTATATGTTAGATGAGAAATATATAAATCCATATAATATATTAGCTATAACATTTACTAACAAAGCTGCTGGTGAAATGAAGGAAAGAGTAAAGAAGTTAATTGGTGAAAGAGCGGATAGCATGTGGATTTCTACTTTTCACTCCACCTGTGTAAGAATTTTAAGAAGAGAGATTGACAAGTTAGGATACAAAAAGGATTTCACTATATATGACAGTTATGACCAAAAAGCACTTATTAAACAATGCATAAAAGAATTAAATATAAATGATAAGGATCTTACTGACATGGAAATCCTATCAAAGATAAGCAAGGCAAAGGATGATCTCATTACACCAGCTCAGTACAAGAGAAGTAATGAAAGCAATTTTAAGTTAAATAAGGTTGCAGATTTATATTTGTTATATCAAAAGAAGCTTAAGGAGAATAATGCTCTAGATTTTGATGATCTAATAAGTAAAACGGTAGAACTTTTTCTTAAGAATCCAGATGTGTTAGATTTCTACCAAAACAAGTTTAAATATATAATGGTAGATGAGTATCAAGATACAAATAAGGTTCAATATGAATTAGTAAAGCTTTTGGCTAATAAATATAAAAATATCTGTGTTGTTGGTGATGATGATCAATGTATATATCAGTGGAGAGGAGCAGATATTAGAAATATTCTTGATTTTGAAAAAGATTATCCAGCATGCAAGGTTGTAAAGCTTGAGCAAAATTATAGATCTAAGGGAAATATATTGGATGCAGCTAATAATGTAATAAAGAATAATGCTGAAAGAAAAAGCAAAGTTCTTAGAACAGAAGCTGAAGGTGGAGAAAAAATCAAAATATACAGATCTTATTCTGATAGTGATGAGTGTGATTTTGTTGCAAGTAAGATTGAAGAATTAATTAAGGAAAAATCACTTAAGTATAATGAATTTACTGTACTATATAGAACAAATGCGCAATCTCGTGGGTTTGAAGAAAAGTTTATAAAGAGAGCAATACCATATAAGATAATAGGTGGACTTAAATTCTATGATAGAAAAGAAATTAAGGATATCTTAGCATACTTGAAGTTTATCAATAATAACGCTGATACAGTAAGTTTAAGAAGAATAATTAATGTTCCCAAGAGAAGTATCGGTGATGCAACGGTAGAAAAGGTAGCTCAGTTTTCTTTAGATACAGATATTCCATTGTATGATTGCTTATTAGAAGCAGAGAGCATTTCTACTCTTACAGCAAGAAATGTATCATCTATAACTAAGTTTACAGATATAATGGAAGAACTTATTTCGATGGAACGTCAACTTTCAGTATCTATGCTTATAGAAGAGATATTAGAAAAAACAGGTTATGTAAAAGAACTTAAAAATTCAAAAGATCCAGAAGATGAAAGCAGAATAGAAAATATTAAAGAACTAGTATCAGCTGCAGTAGATTTTGAAAATGGTACTGAAGAGGACAAATCTTTATCAGCATTTTTAGAAAAGGTATCTTTAGTGCAGGATGTTGATAACATAGATGGAGAGCAGGATGTGGTTACTTTAATGACAGTGCATTCAGCAAAGGGACTTGAGTTTCCGGTAGTATTTATGGTTGGTATGGAGAATGGAATATTTCCAGGGCAAGCATCTCTTAATAATGAAAAAGACATGGAAGAATCAAGAAGACTTTGTTATGTTGGTATAACTAGAGCTAAGGATATTTTATATATGACTTCTGCTGAAATTAGAAGAGTATTTGGCAAGACTGTTTCTTATGCTCAATCAGATTTTATTGCAGAAATACCAGCAACTCTTAAGGAGTATGTGTCAGGAAATAAGGGTGGGTTATCTACAAGAAGTAGTTTTGCAAATAAAAGTGCTTCTGGTGGAAGTAGTTATAATTCATATAGCAACAAGAATTCTTACAACCCACATTCATTAATGAGTGATACAAATCATAGACCAACAATGTCTTATAGTGAAGCAGAAAAACAATTAATGAATGCAATGAACAACTCTAAGGGAGAAAAAACGGCTTTAACTAAAGATGAAGCAGCTGCTGGAAGAAAGATATCTCATGCGAAGTTTGGTATAGGTACTATAATAAGTGCAGTTCCTCAAGGTGATGATGTTAAGCTTACAATAGCCTTTGACAGCCAAGGAATAAAGAACTTGTTATTAAGTATCGCACCTTTAGAATTATTATAGTAAGAGGTTTAGATATGGATAAGAAAGTTAGGATAGAAGAATTAGTAAAGGAATTAAATCAATATGCTTATGAATATTATGTTCTAAGCAATTCAACTGTAGCAGATAAAGAGTATGATGTAAAATATGATGAACTTAGACAGTTAGAGATAGAAACAGGATATAAGTTGCCATATTCTCCTACAGAAAGAGTTGGTGATGTAGTTTTAGAGCAATTTGAGAAATATACTCATAGAGGAAGGTTGTGGAGTTTAGATAAAGCTCAGAGTCTTGGGGAATTAAATGCTTGGCATGAAAAGAATTTAAAATTTGTAGAAGACTATAATAAAACTGCTTCTGAGAAATTGCCAAGTATAAAGTATATTGCAACAAAGAAATTTGATGGTCTCACATTAAATTGTACCTATGATACAGAAGGTATTCTTATAAGTGCTGCAACTAGAGGTACTGGAGAAGTAGGGGAACAGGTTTTAGCTCAAGCCAAAACCATTAAAGAAATACCTCTTAAGATTGATAATAGCGACATCTTTGAAGTACATGGTGAAGTTATCATGACAAAAGAGGCTTTTGATGAATATAATAAAACAGCTAAAGTTCCATTAAAGAACCTAAGAAATGGTGCGGCAGGGGCACTAAGAAATTTGAATGTAAAAGAAACTGCAAGAAGAAATCTTTCAGCATTTTTCTATGATGTAGGTTATAAAGAGGGAAAACAATTTAAAAGTTATGTTGAGATGATGCATTTTATTAAAGAAAGAGGTTTGCCAGTTGATGAATACATGGAAGAATGTACTACAATAGATGAGATTAAGAGGCAGATAGATTATATTGCAGAGATAAGATTTGAATTAAACTATGATATTGATGGAGTTGTTTTTGCAATTGATGATATAAGAACTAGAGAACTGATGGGAAATACAATTAAGTTTCCTAAATGGGCAATTGCATACAAGTTTGAGGCTCAGGAAGCTACAACAAAGTTAATAGATGTTGAGTGGAATGTAGGAAGAAGTGGTAGAGTTTCTCCTACAGCTATATTAGAACCAGTAGAATTAGCTGGAGTAACAGTTAAAAGAGCTACTTTAAATAATATGGATGATATCAATAGAAAGGGCGTTAAGCTATATTCAGATGTTTTTGTAAGAAGAAGTAATGATGTTATACCAGAAATTATGGGAACAGCAAGAGAAGATGAAAATGCCAAGGAGATTGAACCTCCAACTTTATGTCCAGCTTGTGGCAGTCATTTGATAAGAGATGGTGTGCATATTTTCTGTGAGAATACTCTTTCATGCAAACCTCAAATGGTAAAGAGTATTGTGCATTATGGCAGCAGGGACGCAATGAATATAGCTGGCTTTTCTGAAAAGACAGCAGAGCAATTGTTTGAAAAATTAGATATTAAATCTATATCCGATTTATATAAGTTAGAAAAAGAAAAATTAATTGGTTTAGAAAAGTTTGGTGATAAAAAGGCACAAAACTTATTAGATTCTATAGAAAACAGCAAAGAATGTGAGCTGTATGCCTTTATTTATGCATTGGGCATACCTAATGTAGGAGTAAAAACAGCTAAGGATTTAAGTGCTAAATTTAAAAATCTAGACAATGTAATGAATGCTTCTTTTGAAGCTTTAGTTGCAATACAAGATATAGGGGATATAGTAGCAAAGAGCATAGTTGATTTCTTCAAAGAAGAAAAAGTTAAATCTATAGTAAATGAATTATTACAATTAGGTGTAAAGCCTCATTATGAAGAAATTGAAGTAGAAGAGAATGTATTTGAAGGAAAAACAGTAGTAGTTACAGGATCTCTTGTTAATTACTCTAGAACATCTATAAAAGAAAAATTAGAGTCACTAGGTGCTAAGGTTTCTGGCAGTGTTAGTAAGAAAACAGATTATGTTATTGTTGGAGAGGATGCTGGTTCAAAGTATACTAAAGCTGTTGAATTAGGTGTTAAGACGCTTTCAGAGGAAGAATTTGAAAGTATGATAGGAGGTTGATAGATTATGCTAACAATTCTTTCTATATTAAGTGTTATAGCAGCAGTTTGTGCTAGTGCTACTATTATATGTACTCTATTAACAATGTATCAATTTGTATATATTGCTCAGATATTTAATTCTTATAAGTTGATTCAAATAACTTTAGCAATAACTATGTTTTTTTGGGCTTTGAGATTCTTTGTTTCTGAAACAGGATGGAAGAAACGAGTGTATCCAATAATATTTTTGTTTGTAGCAGTGGGAGCTCTATACTTTATGATTATATATGTAAAATAATTATTATATTTTCAAATAATAAATGCAAAAAACCTAGAAATAATTTTCTGATTATTTCTAGGTTTTCTTTTTATCTAATGATGTGAGGAATTGCTGATTGTTCTTCCATGTTAGCAATCTGAGATTCTTCAACGAAATCTTGCTGAGCTACAGAGTTATTTGGAATATTGTTTATAGAATTTACTGTATTGCCTATATTGTTAATCGAATGAGTAAGTTTTGCAAGTAAATAGTTTTGATATTTAATCTGTGAAAACATTTGAATAAAGATGACAAGAGCTGCTATTGAAATCCCCGCAACAATTGCCATGAACAGTAAACCTATAATTTCAAGTGCCAAAATCATAGCGTGACCTCCTAGTATAGTATGATATTCATCTGAAAGTAAATGGTTTTATATACTAGTCTATTTGATTTTGCTATTTATTTTCAGATGTATTAATTAATAATATATATTGAATTATATCACAAAAACAAAAAGATATAAATTTTTAAGAAAAAATTACATATAATATAAATCATAGAGGTAATTTTTATGGGGGTACATTTAGTGCTAGATAAATTGTTATATAAGCTTAACAAAGAAAATACTAAAAAAGCTTTGAATAGGCTAAATAGTATT comes from Clostridium sp. TW13 and encodes:
- a CDS encoding pseudouridine synthase — its product is MERLDKVLSNLGYGSRKEIKSIVKKNLVEVDGVVIKDNGFQLDPEKSKIVVAGEEVLYRKYIYLMMNKPDGVISATFDNRDETVIDLLEPEHAIFEPFPVGRLDKDTVGLLLITNDGELNHRLISPKWGVDKVYHAYIDKPVDEEDIKAFEKGVTLDDGYKCMSAKLEIIGPMDEGSEIHVTVQEGKYHQVKRMFESRGKKVVYLQRISFAGLPLDTDLEEGQYRELTEEELAKIKQI
- the ligA gene encoding NAD-dependent DNA ligase LigA is translated as MDKKVRIEELVKELNQYAYEYYVLSNSTVADKEYDVKYDELRQLEIETGYKLPYSPTERVGDVVLEQFEKYTHRGRLWSLDKAQSLGELNAWHEKNLKFVEDYNKTASEKLPSIKYIATKKFDGLTLNCTYDTEGILISAATRGTGEVGEQVLAQAKTIKEIPLKIDNSDIFEVHGEVIMTKEAFDEYNKTAKVPLKNLRNGAAGALRNLNVKETARRNLSAFFYDVGYKEGKQFKSYVEMMHFIKERGLPVDEYMEECTTIDEIKRQIDYIAEIRFELNYDIDGVVFAIDDIRTRELMGNTIKFPKWAIAYKFEAQEATTKLIDVEWNVGRSGRVSPTAILEPVELAGVTVKRATLNNMDDINRKGVKLYSDVFVRRSNDVIPEIMGTAREDENAKEIEPPTLCPACGSHLIRDGVHIFCENTLSCKPQMVKSIVHYGSRDAMNIAGFSEKTAEQLFEKLDIKSISDLYKLEKEKLIGLEKFGDKKAQNLLDSIENSKECELYAFIYALGIPNVGVKTAKDLSAKFKNLDNVMNASFEALVAIQDIGDIVAKSIVDFFKEEKVKSIVNELLQLGVKPHYEEIEVEENVFEGKTVVVTGSLVNYSRTSIKEKLESLGAKVSGSVSKKTDYVIVGEDAGSKYTKAVELGVKTLSEEEFESMIGG
- a CDS encoding lytic transglycosylase domain-containing protein gives rise to the protein MKIDKPEQVLAMQMLNTYMKSAIGSSDSDSENNNFDLIMQGIMDNITSDNTDKNVEDMLNSFTTGSTNNSLYNLEGSSDESSSDSNTSLDKLNYNYNNLIKNRISSSSSDGNSNPQIDAAILKASKQFGVDEGLIRSIIQQESGYDSTAVSGAGAMGLMQLMPENCKAAGVTDPFNVDQNVYAGTKLLKTLLNTYNGNVEMALMAYNAGSGTMQRRGVSSINDLYKMPSETQDYVAKVMGNYRNNIV
- the pcrA gene encoding DNA helicase PcrA; the protein is MDLRKLLNKEQYEAATTVDGQVLILAGAGSGKTRVLTYRIAYMLDEKYINPYNILAITFTNKAAGEMKERVKKLIGERADSMWISTFHSTCVRILRREIDKLGYKKDFTIYDSYDQKALIKQCIKELNINDKDLTDMEILSKISKAKDDLITPAQYKRSNESNFKLNKVADLYLLYQKKLKENNALDFDDLISKTVELFLKNPDVLDFYQNKFKYIMVDEYQDTNKVQYELVKLLANKYKNICVVGDDDQCIYQWRGADIRNILDFEKDYPACKVVKLEQNYRSKGNILDAANNVIKNNAERKSKVLRTEAEGGEKIKIYRSYSDSDECDFVASKIEELIKEKSLKYNEFTVLYRTNAQSRGFEEKFIKRAIPYKIIGGLKFYDRKEIKDILAYLKFINNNADTVSLRRIINVPKRSIGDATVEKVAQFSLDTDIPLYDCLLEAESISTLTARNVSSITKFTDIMEELISMERQLSVSMLIEEILEKTGYVKELKNSKDPEDESRIENIKELVSAAVDFENGTEEDKSLSAFLEKVSLVQDVDNIDGEQDVVTLMTVHSAKGLEFPVVFMVGMENGIFPGQASLNNEKDMEESRRLCYVGITRAKDILYMTSAEIRRVFGKTVSYAQSDFIAEIPATLKEYVSGNKGGLSTRSSFANKSASGGSSYNSYSNKNSYNPHSLMSDTNHRPTMSYSEAEKQLMNAMNNSKGEKTALTKDEAAAGRKISHAKFGIGTIISAVPQGDDVKLTIAFDSQGIKNLLLSIAPLELL